CTTATTAAAAAGTaacatacatttttttttttacgcaaaAAAGAAGATGTTATATTATATTAAAACGTTAAAGCACAATCCAATCGTTACAAAAGCTACGGGCGAACCACCAAAAACGTACATGAACTCATATTAATTGGAACCACCAAAGAATTTTTTCAATTGAAGGATTTGCTTAGCATCCAACAAAGTGACCTTCTGAATAATATCCGTGGGCAAGTTGTTGGCAGCAATTGATGTGGTAACAACATGAATGCCAGGATTTGCACTACTAAAAGTAGCCGTTGCAATGGCCGGAGTGTTTCCGGTGTTAACGGCAAAATGGTACGATCCTTGTGGAACAACCATAATATCTCCCTTGTTTAAGGTCTTAAAGAACGGTTTGTTATCGGAGTTAATAAAACCCGCAATCATTGTGCCCGATACCATATAGATAAGTTCCGTCACTCGATGTGAGTGGAGTGGGACCACTCCACCTACACCAATGTCTGCTCGGAGCATGGATATCCCTTGACCGTTCAAAGCTGGGAATGTGACATCAAATGCTACATTTGTTGCGAGTTTGAAAACATTTGACCCGTTACCTGCAACACTTAGACCAGAGTAAACAAAATCATCGACGGTAAGTTTAGCAGGGTTTTTACAAGGGTACCCCGCTGGTCCAACAGGAAAACTGAGATCCGCCACACAAAAATCAACGACATTTGTGGCACATGATAGAGAAATAAAGAGGGAAAAGATGATGAAAACTTTTTGTGCATCCATGATTTGTAAGAAagttttgaaaattgaaatggGTGTTGGATGTGCTTATGGTAGTGAACTTGTGTCCCTTTATATACTACTAGAAGAGATTACAATCTGAGTAATATTTTCTATAACATACAATCTTTCATTAATTATATGATACGTTTCCGGATTTCATATTAAAATTACgttgaaatattaaattttcaaaattacctTTTTAAATGATCTTGACTTTGATTTATAACGTATATGGAGTGTAGTTTGGAAAATTTGAGAAAATCTTAGTCAAACTTTCCACTGATTTGTCTAATTTTATTGATTGTCAACTTAGTGGAAAGTTTGATAAAAAGATAATATATACAGGATTccaaatttgagaaaatattagTCAATCTTTCGATTTTTTTATCTAACCTtctaaaaaaagaacaaaagaaagaaATACAATTCAAAGTCAATTACAAAGATATATGATCAGTGTAATTTGGCACTAAAATGTCAAGTTTGAGAAATTCTTGATCgaacttttttttattgattatcAACCTTACTTAACCAATTACAAAGATTTACcttcaaaatcaaatcaattacaAAGATTACAAAAATTATTTAAGATGGTCTTATTTATGACACCATTTTGTTACCAAATAGTTGTACTCCACTTTTTAGCCAAAaagttactccctctgtcccggaatacttgacctgttttccttatcgggccgtcctttaatacttgacctgtttttaaaaatggaaatattctaacaatattatattatttctcacttcacccctattaacccatctacccctactccatacaaaaaataattaaaaattcaacccctactctcccccaaccctacctcttaacccacctcccactaactacattaaaataataccccactatcaactactacctattaaattaaataagtcaattcaagtcccttaaactctgtgccggtcaaaccggatcgagtattccgggacggagggagtatataatacgaattattaattatatttcAAGGAGTAGTTATATTTTGTCATTATATATTTACGTTTTATAATGTTGACACCAGTGGTCTTATGCGTAAGGCGGTCTTATAGGAGACCTACTCAATTTCATTAATATAtacactaatatattaaaaatatttctaaGAAAGTATATATGTGTCACGTGACACCCCTTAGCGTTAAAAACATATCATGTCATAGTTACATTTTGTCattatatatttatgttttataaGGTTGACGCTGGTGCCTTATGCGAAAGCCGGTCTTATAAGAAACCTACTAAATTTCATCAATATATATACACTCAAACACAGAATGAATTATGATCTCTTCATCAGCTTCACACACTCCACATATACTGTCTGCAACAATGTGACGTCGGTGGAGTCGTTCAAAATCTTTCGTATACTCCTGAAGGTTTACGGTCATATAATAGGTCATACAATTAACAAAATGTCAGGATGGCCGAGTGGTCTAAGGCGCCAGACTCAAGTTCTTTTCTTCGTAAGAGGGTGGGTTCAAATCCCATATATTTGCTGAAGTAGTAAAGCGCCAGCTATAGTTATAGACTCATGTGAAaacatatatttataaaatatatatttacaaaaagataaatataaaatatatattaacaaatatttagatatattataaaaatattaacgtACCTTAGTCTCACATTCACTCCATTATATGCTTCATATGGCATTTCAACGGTGGAAACTCAAAGGGGTAACTTTTTCTTTCATATATAGATTTTTAAATAATATGAAAtacaaaattttgaaaattctaatcatataataattttaagttttttttttttttttttttgaggtaaTGATTCCAAGTTACATTAATGCAATATAACTCTTCAAGATAGATATTGAAAGTTCTAatcatattcaaatttataattgattaaCTCCTATAAATTGATCGTATTGTTCAATTCATAAACCATACCAATCACatctttcatttttaattttggTTATCAATGACTACTTCTTTGATTCCGCTAGAAACAATTGGAAAATAAAAGTTCGTGTGTCAGCAACATGTTGGAATATTCAGGGGggagtaatattaataattatccATATACTCCAAATCAAATAACAATGTAAAAAACATACCAAGTACTTGTTTATTGGCTTAAatcataatattattattataagaaAAAGATAAAATACAACTCTGTTCAATAGCTAACGTACATTGTACTCATATTAATTAGAGCCACCAAAGAATTTTTTCAATTGAAGAATTTGCTTAGCATCCAACAAAGTGATCTTCTGAATAATATCCGTGGGCAAGTTGTTGGCAGCAATCGATGTGGTAACAACATGAATGCCAGGATTTGCACTACTAAAAGTAGCCGTTGCAATGGCCGGAGTGTTTCCGGTGTTAACGGCAAAATGGTACGATCCTTGTGGAACGACCATAATATCTCCCTTATTCAAGGTCTTAAAGAACGGTTTGTTATCGGAGTTAATAAAACCCGCAATCATCGTGCCCGATACCATATAGATAAGTTCTGTCACTCGATGTGAGTGGAGTGGGACCACTCCACCTACACCGATGTCTGCTCGGAGCATGGAAATCCCTTGACCGTTCAAAGCCGGGAATGTGACATCAAATGCTACATTTGTTGCGAGTTTGAAAACATTTGACCCGTTACCTGCAACACTTAGACCAGAGTAAACAAAATCATCTACAGTAAGTTTAGCAGGATTTTTACAAGGGTACCCCGCTGGTCCAACGGGAAAACTGAGATCCGCCACACAAAAATCAACCACATTTGTGGCACATGATAGAGAAATAAAGAGGGAAAAGATGATGAAAACTTTTTGTGCATCCATGATTTGCAAGAAAGTTTTGAAAATTGAAAGAGGTGTTTGATGTGCTTAAGGTAGTGGACTTGTGTCCCTTTATATACTACTAGAAGAGATTACAATCTGAGTAATATTTTCTATAACCTACAATCTTTCATTAATTGTATGATATGTTTCCGGATTTTCATATTAAAATTACGTTgaaatataaaattttcaaaattacctTTTTTAAATGATCTTGACTTTGATTTTATAACGTATATGGAGTgtagtttggaatttttgagaAAATCTTAGTCAAACTTTCCACTAATTTTTGTAGTTTTATAACCTAAAATCATTGATAAAAAGATAATATCTCTAGGATTccaaatttgagaaaatattagTCAATCTTTCGATTTCTTTATCTAACATTCTAAAAGAAgaacaaaagaaagaaagaaatacaatttaaaatcaattacaaAGATATATGATCAGCgtaatctatctatctatataaatactaaaagagagaaaatcaatgtggtgatgacaaatgtcactcattgattggcctctcttttaatattaattaattattatataaTTGTTTTTATCATATTTAACTTATGATATTTTAGGTAACAATATCTAATATGGAAAAATAGATAAATTATTAAAAGATtcatcaatatttttactaactTATATAGAAATTTTCCTATATATGTCTACATAATCAAATTTTACACATAATCGAATTCAAAAATACATCGCATATGTTAGGTTAAGTATTTGAAATTATTACGGTTTATAACAACCAATATATGACATAGAAATTAGTCACTTATAACAAAAACTATCATATATTTTATTTAGCTTATGTACTAACCCGAAGTTTACCTTTTATACGTTTGGCCTAAATAGTTAACCGATATTTGCCTGTTATTCTAGGTTTCATACGTAGTGTATAAATAAATGGTCAGTTAACCAATACAATTGATTCATCACCAGTTAAATAATAGATTTGAGATATTTATagacaatatttaacattaagATATATTGTTAAACCTTATATTTGACACACTTTTCGGAGATATTAAGTTTTAACAGGTGTAATATATATAGAATCTTAGTGCATACGGACAGTAACTTAGACATCTTAcctataataattaagttttttttaaaaagtggtAAAAGTTAGAGATAAGATTTTAAACTCTCATATATTATACGTTTGTCAAGACACTAGCTACAAATCTGACAAGCGTCctacaataaaataattaacatatttcataatttttttgcgTAAAACCTCTAATTACTTAGGGTAATAATCGATTATAATATGATACTACATTATATCACGTACACGCAcatatattctaaaattattatttgatcgGTCATGTTGTTTACTCcatataaaatatttctccCCCTAAAGCTAATGTATGATTTATAAATCTTGAACGTACATACTAATTCAATCATCTAATATGAAATTTGAAacaatttcaatatttttttcgtttaatttttttattatttgtttctttatttttgaTCATTTGGTGGTAATATATTTTTACATGATAATCCACTGAATGCAATATCTGATAAccaatactccgtataaaaaatattataaaactatcaactttttaaaattttgtgtCATATAATAAATACGGATATGTATAAAAAATGTTAACTCTTGATTTAACATATTTAACAAGCTAAGGTTGTCTCAAACATATTTTAGACTCCATGTTAAATAACCAAATGAGGCCCTTGGCCCTATACTTTTTTCCGACTTAGCCtatactttttattttaattcaaaaatatatCTTTTTCACGTTCTCATTATCGTAATATTTTTACACCAATCAGAAATAATCATTTATTCCCTGACATGGAGTATTATTGAAGTCTTAAGGTTATGTTGATTACTTTTGACTAATATATCATAATCAACTATTTCTAATATCATAAGTTCAAGATGATTAAGTTTCCTTATTATGTTTGcaacaacaaaaatattttttatatgttaatataaaagattacaTTATCATTTATTCTGTAACGTATATATAAAATTTCGTGTAAAATTAACATTTTGATATGTAGACTATGCATCACACTTGATGATGGACGAGTTTGGATTTAAGATATGACGACGAAGATAAACATGAATAATAGACTAATATTGACTAATAAATATAGATTTGGTGTTGGTCCggtataaggataacatgtacccacCTTGGTGATGGGGCGAGTTTACATTTCATGGATTCAGACCACACTGACCCAATCCTAATTATGCAtgtcacttttaaatattttatcaatattatacctaatacaattaattttaataatgaagttatgtcaatatattcaaaAGTTAGGTAAAGGCAAAATAACTTATTTACCAAATATAGTGATGTCACTATGTCAGGTTGTCACTAGAGCTAGGGTTTTGGGAGATCCTTTGTGCATCCTCTCCAAgtggaaggggggggggggggggggggttgaagTAAATTTGGTGGGTGATGGGGTTAAAAAATTTTCCGCCACGGGTAATGGGGCGAGAACGGATTTTAGATTATATCCCCCCGCATCGCTTATCTTTAATCTAATTGATTACGAATAAatatatcaacatttttttACTACTAAcgtacatattataatgtttatttatttattcattgaATCTAATAAGACAACTGGATTATCGAAGACTCCAGAACATAGTTTTACaatttaaaactcttttaacCAAACAAAAAATGTTGACTCTAGGGGTGAGTTTACATAGGTGGGCGATGGAGCGTGcctgaattttattttgtaacCAACCTCTCGAGACGGGGATTGAGAGGGGTGGGTAGGCGTTAAGTGATCAAATAATGAGGTAAATAAGGCAAGTAGTAAGTGTGTACGACAACCGAAATGAAGGGTGGATGAGATAACTTAATGCTTGACAGGGGGTGATGACTTAATGCTTGATAGGGGATGAAAATGATTTTGTCCATGTaccattatttgtttaattttttttttaataaataagacactgAAATgatcaataacaaatttatccatgaatgttttaattaggagaatacctataagaaatattttagtgataattgtctaccagattttcatataaatttatatttagattataaatcgtgTATTGCACGGGTACTATAATAGTTTCACCTAATAAATAAGACATTGAATGAGAAATAACAAGTTTATCCAtagttaattttaatttggagaGTATTTACAAGCTTTATTTTGATAAAATTTGTCTACcatattttatgtaattttatatttatattataaaccgtgcatcgcacgggtactatactagtataatatattaaaagagaggaaatcaatgtggtgatgacaaatgtcactcattgattcgcctctcttataaatattaaaaaaaactattaaaaataaatatgtcAAAGATCTCATTATTTCAAAGATCTAATACGTCAAATATCTAATTATGTAATAAGTTATTAGTTACTCTAAATATGTCAAagaatatttaaataataaaacattCTATGTATACGCTGATATCATATATTTACACAATTAGGAACTCTAACAAAGCTAtgaaaaaaaactaaataagtACTTTATAGATTACAAAATTGTGTTATATTTATATCGGTTCTATATATGTAAATGCTACATTATAATTGATGATGGAGCaagtttggattttagattgggtGAACGACAAATATAAACGTAGATGATTAAATAATGTTGACTAAGGCCCCgtttagtttaatttatttctcatgatctgatctgaatttattttttctgatctgatctgatctgatctcaTCTAATATGTGAATTGATctgatttttcataattaagatctatatctatctatctatctatctatctatctatctatatattttTACTAAAACACAGGGCGCTCGATGTAAAGCTTACATGTGTCACTATCAGTGTTTATAATTTACTTTTTTAATTTACATATATATCAAATAATTCTTTTAGGTAATCAAAATCTTTTACAAATCCATTATTTCCTATACGGAATATTTGGAAGCATATAATAATTCTATTACTTTGTCATATATAATGATCTATTATTCTGTCAACCTTAAGTAATTATGATTTCAAACAAGTTTAGAATGACCAAATATAAATAAGAATGTATAATATCTTGTACGCAAtataacattttaaaaaatagatGTAAATGCTACATTATAATTGATGATGGAGCaagtttggattttagattgggtGGACGACAAATATAAACGTAGATGATTAAATAATGTTGACTAAGGCCCCgtttagtttaatttatttctcatgatctgatctgaatttattttttctgatccgATCTGATCTAA
This genomic stretch from Spinacia oleracea cultivar Varoflay chromosome 3, BTI_SOV_V1, whole genome shotgun sequence harbors:
- the LOC110796753 gene encoding auxin-binding protein ABP19a-like — translated: MDAQKVFIIFSLFISLSCATNVVDFCVADLSFPVGPAGYPCKNPAKLTVDDFVYSGLSVAGNGSNVFKLATNVAFDVTFPALNGQGISMLRADIGVGGVVPLHSHRVTELIYMVSGTMIAGFINSDNKPFFKTLNKGDIMVVPQGSYHFAVNTGNTPAIATATFSSANPGIHVVTTSIAANNLPTDIIQKVTLLDAKQILQLKKFFGGSN
- the LOC110796760 gene encoding auxin-binding protein ABP19a-like, producing the protein MDAQKVFIIFSLFISLSCATNVVDFCVADLSFPVGPAGYPCKNPAKLTVDDFVYSGLSVAGNGSNVFKLATNVAFDVTFPALNGQGISMLRADIGVGGVVPLHSHRVTELIYMVSGTMIAGFINSDNKPFFKTLNKGDIMVVPQGSYHFAVNTGNTPAIATATFSSANPGIHVVTTSIAANNLPTDIIQKITLLDAKQILQLKKFFGGSN